The region AAGCGAGCAAGCGTACGAGGCATGCACATCGTGACGAAGCGGGAATCTTCCGACTGACGGAACGAGTTCCACTTGATGTACTCTTGCGAGTCGAAAATCTTCGCCAAGTCGCGAGGCTTGGAGAGCTCTTCCCAGTCGTCAAAGCCAAAGAACGCAGCGCTCGGAGCGGTCAGGAATGGAGCAAATGCCGCGGCGGCGACGCCTGACATCTTTTCCATCGCGGCAATATCGTCAGGGGTGTTGTCCCATTCGTAGTTGCCAATCAGCGCGCCGTAAGGCGTACCACCGGCAAGACCGAATTCGCTTTCGTAGATCTTCTTGAAGACGGTGCTTTGGTCGAATTCGACGGCACGTTCCAAGTCCTTGGAAAGGTCCTTCTTCGACGCGTTGAGCACGCGAAGCTTCAGCATCTCGCCCGTTTCGCTGTTGCTGACGAGGTAATGCAGGCCGCGCCAGCTACCTTCCAGCTTTTGGAATTCGGAGTGATGCATGACCGCGGCCAACTGCTTCGAGACCGCTTCGTCGATGGCGGCGATCCCTTGGTTGATCGTGCGGATGATGTCTTTGTCGAACGTGACCGTTCCCTTCATGGCCTCTTGGACCAAAGTTTCGATCAGTTCCTTAGCACGCGGCTGCTCGGTTTGCTTGGTCGCGGTGATCGCGGCATCGAGCAAGCTGGTAGCTTCTTCGTTCTGTGCGGCCGATTGGGCCGATTGTTGTTCGCCAGCACTCATCGTTAGCTATCTCCCTTGTCGGAACCGTCCGATTCATTTACGCCCAATTCCGAAGCCAACTTTTTCAGCTGATCGGCATCGTTCATGACTTGTTCCAAGAGCGTTTCCAGATCGTCACTACGGTCGATCTTTGTCAGCAAGTCGCGGAGATTGTCGCGGGTGGCCAGCAACTTCTTAAGAGGTTCGATCTGCTTGGCGACATTGGCTGGGCTGAAGTCGTCCATCGAGTTGAACTTCAGATTGACCGCCATCTGCGAGCCGTCGTCCGCGAGCGTGTTGTCGACACGCATGTTCAGTTCTGGACGGAATCGCTTCATCACGTCGTCGAAGTTATCGCGATCGATTTGAACGAACTTGCGATCCTTCAGCGGTTCCAGCTTTTCCGCAGGGTTGCCGGAGAAGTCCCCCATGACACCCACCACGAATGGAAGCTCCTTCTTTTCCATCGCATCGCCGGTCTCCACGTCGTAAGTGATGTGGACACGAGGCTTTCGAACGCGATTGAGCCTCTTTTGATAACTTTCAGCCATCGTTTCCCCTCAATGTCAGTACTACTAGATGCGTTTAGGAAAAGCGGATTGAGCTTTTCTGGACAGCACGCATCGTCACTGGCCAAGTATTGCCCCTACTTAACCTGCCCCTAATTTCGGAAATATCCGCACAGTTTTCAATCGAAGTCAGGCAGATATTAAAGGATTTTCACTAATCGTCTTCGCTAGGAATCGGAATCCCTGTTTGGCGATGCAACTCGCTCATGGCCGTTTCGTCACGGAGCAGCTCTTTAAGCAACTCTGGAAATGGCATTTCAGCCCAGCGTGCTGCTTGCTCTAACTTAAAGTGCAGGAACGACTGTGGTTCCGTTTTGCGGAAGTACTCCGCCACTTTACGAATCATTTTGATTGCGTCGGCTCGCGACTGAATGGTACCGACGACCGCCTTCTGCTGGACGACCGTCTCGCCACTCTCCTCGGCGGCGTCTCCTGCTTCAGCAGCATCTCCAACTTCGTCCAGTAACAGTTCCGACATCAGTTGTTGGACGGTGGAACGGATCGACTCCAGCTTCTGACGAAACGAAGTCATCGACGGCGAGGTCTCTTCGCCGTACGAGTTCCGCAGACAACGCTCGTCCAGAAAACTGCCTAGTTCTCGGATCGTATCGATAACCGCGTCGAGGTCCTCTACGACGTTGTCCCAGTGCTCGCGAGGCGTTGCCCGGAACGATTCATCAAACGTAAACCGCTCGATGGCTCCGTTGGCAAGATGTCGCTGCCGCTCCTCCGCATCCATACCGTCCAAGCGATTGGATTCGTTGAAATCGAACATCGAGAAGTTACCGCCGGCGCCACTGGTAAGTGGCATGTTGTCGATCACGCCGAACGTTCGATCGCTTGTCAGACCGACCAACTGGGAAACGGTTTCTGCGTATCCTTCGTCTTCGTCGGGCTCGGGATGGATCGTGTCCCAATAGCGACGACAGATTTCGAGCATCACCTTGAAACCGTCGCGGACGCCTGGGATGCCATCCAAACGCATCGTCGCTTCGATTAACCAGGATGCGACCGAAACGTCTTTGGAATAACTCAAGAGTATGTTGACCGCTCGATCGCGAACCTCTTCCCACTGAGGATCTTTTAAGTCCGGAAACTCTTCGTCCGGAAATGCCATCGCTTGAAGGAGATCACGTTCTGCTTTGTTGGATTGATTGAATACCTCGCGAAGGTCGAAGAACTCTGTCGCATTGTCGGAACGACGAAGCTCGACACCGCTCGGACTATCTTCCGAAATCGGAGTGATCAGCGACTCAACATCTAGCACTTGTGGGAATGCCATGGCGGTTCTTCTCGGACGAAATGCGGACGGGACAACCAAATTGCCGCGAAAGTATAAGTGTCAATCTGGGAACTTCAACCAAGTTGTAGGGGCCAATCTGCCTGGCCAAACCACTTGCAGAAGTCCTCTTACGGTGCTCTTCGGCTATCCACTCTCCTAAAAACCATTCCGATCGATTTAATCCCTACCATTTAACTTAACTTCTCATTCGACATAGCTTTAAGTAGTCTGCCGCAGGGCTCTCGCAAGTCG is a window of Bremerella sp. TYQ1 DNA encoding:
- the tssB gene encoding type VI secretion system contractile sheath small subunit produces the protein MAESYQKRLNRVRKPRVHITYDVETGDAMEKKELPFVVGVMGDFSGNPAEKLEPLKDRKFVQIDRDNFDDVMKRFRPELNMRVDNTLADDGSQMAVNLKFNSMDDFSPANVAKQIEPLKKLLATRDNLRDLLTKIDRSDDLETLLEQVMNDADQLKKLASELGVNESDGSDKGDS
- the tssA gene encoding type VI secretion system protein TssA, whose amino-acid sequence is MAFPQVLDVESLITPISEDSPSGVELRRSDNATEFFDLREVFNQSNKAERDLLQAMAFPDEEFPDLKDPQWEEVRDRAVNILLSYSKDVSVASWLIEATMRLDGIPGVRDGFKVMLEICRRYWDTIHPEPDEDEGYAETVSQLVGLTSDRTFGVIDNMPLTSGAGGNFSMFDFNESNRLDGMDAEERQRHLANGAIERFTFDESFRATPREHWDNVVEDLDAVIDTIRELGSFLDERCLRNSYGEETSPSMTSFRQKLESIRSTVQQLMSELLLDEVGDAAEAGDAAEESGETVVQQKAVVGTIQSRADAIKMIRKVAEYFRKTEPQSFLHFKLEQAARWAEMPFPELLKELLRDETAMSELHRQTGIPIPSEDD